Proteins found in one Anaerolineales bacterium genomic segment:
- a CDS encoding BMC domain-containing protein, which yields MTEPARAASGNEPDGLVIQPALALVEFASIAVGMQAADAMVKRAPIDTIRAGTVHNGKYLVLIGGQVADVEESLAAGREAGGADVLDFVLLPQVHPEVVERIGGARSPAETDALGIVETSTVAAAIHAADAGIKGAQVSLVEVRLADGLGGKGIVLFSGFVADVEAAVRLGTSVLERPDLLVRQVVIPQLHPGMWENVGASTWFGTRLRGQA from the coding sequence ATGACAGAACCCGCGAGGGCTGCCTCTGGGAACGAACCCGACGGGCTGGTGATCCAGCCTGCTCTAGCCCTGGTGGAGTTCGCCAGCATCGCCGTCGGGATGCAGGCGGCGGACGCCATGGTCAAGCGGGCGCCGATCGACACGATCCGGGCCGGGACCGTACACAACGGCAAGTACCTGGTGTTGATTGGCGGGCAAGTGGCCGACGTCGAGGAGTCCCTGGCTGCCGGACGGGAAGCGGGCGGGGCCGACGTGCTCGACTTCGTTCTCTTGCCTCAGGTGCACCCGGAGGTGGTCGAACGGATCGGCGGGGCGCGGTCCCCGGCCGAGACCGATGCTCTGGGCATCGTCGAGACCTCGACCGTGGCGGCTGCGATTCACGCAGCCGACGCCGGTATCAAGGGGGCGCAGGTCTCGCTGGTCGAGGTCCGGCTGGCCGATGGCCTGGGCGGGAAGGGGATCGTCCTGTTCTCCGGCTTCGTGGCCGATGTCGAGGCGGCCGTTCGTCTCGGGACGTCCGTCCTCGAGCGCCCGGACCTGCTCGTCCGTCAGGTCGTCATTCCGCAGCTTCACCCGGGGATGTGGGAGAACGTCGGCGCCTCGACCTGGTTTGGGACGCGGCTGAGGGGACAGGCATGA
- a CDS encoding DEAD/DEAH box helicase yields MSFSDFALHDSLERGLADLGFEEPTPIQSQAIPPALEGKDILGTAQTGTGKTLAFLLPAMQQLLQAPAVQNPRMLILAPTRELALQIAGDATELARNTRLRVVVVYGGAPIKQQTDQLRRGADIIVATPGRLLDHIQRRNLQLRDVGFLVLDEADRMLDMGFLPDIDDIIRRLPAERQTMLFSATMPATVVGLGHRYMRSPVRIEVATARPPAALRQELYPVPKHLKRPLLCEMLSRQSVTSALVFTRTRQDADILLRQLSEIGMSVTALHGDYNQRDRLRALEAFRAGRARVLVATNVAARGLDIDGISHVINYDVPEEPEDYVHRIGRTARVEAEGVAWTLVTPDDEPLIARIEYLLGEKIERLRLPGFDYDVPTPDWARPSAKALLREVKRQQSTADRWKAMTR; encoded by the coding sequence ATGAGTTTCTCAGATTTCGCACTGCATGACTCGCTCGAGCGAGGTCTCGCCGACCTCGGTTTCGAGGAGCCGACGCCCATTCAATCCCAGGCCATTCCCCCGGCGCTGGAGGGCAAGGATATCCTGGGCACGGCCCAGACCGGAACCGGCAAGACGCTGGCGTTCTTGCTGCCGGCGATGCAGCAGCTGCTGCAAGCGCCGGCCGTTCAGAATCCGCGCATGCTGATCCTGGCCCCGACTCGCGAGTTGGCGCTACAGATCGCCGGCGACGCCACGGAGCTCGCCCGCAACACTCGCCTGCGGGTCGTCGTTGTCTATGGCGGAGCGCCCATCAAGCAGCAGACCGATCAGCTGAGGCGCGGCGCCGACATCATCGTCGCCACGCCGGGCCGCCTGCTGGACCACATCCAGCGCCGCAACCTGCAGCTGCGCGATGTGGGGTTCCTCGTCCTGGATGAGGCCGATCGCATGCTGGACATGGGCTTCCTGCCGGACATCGATGACATCATCCGCCGTCTACCGGCCGAGCGACAGACGATGCTGTTCTCGGCGACGATGCCGGCGACGGTCGTCGGCCTCGGCCACCGCTACATGCGTAGCCCGGTGCGCATCGAAGTCGCCACCGCGCGCCCGCCGGCGGCCTTGCGCCAGGAGCTCTACCCGGTGCCGAAACATCTTAAACGGCCGCTGCTGTGCGAGATGCTCTCACGCCAGAGCGTAACCAGCGCGCTGGTCTTCACTCGCACCCGCCAGGATGCGGACATTCTGCTGCGCCAACTGAGCGAGATCGGGATGTCGGTAACCGCCCTGCACGGCGACTACAACCAGCGCGACCGCCTGCGGGCACTGGAGGCCTTCCGCGCCGGCCGGGCGCGGGTCTTGGTGGCAACCAATGTCGCCGCCCGCGGGCTGGACATCGATGGCATCTCCCACGTCATCAACTACGACGTCCCGGAGGAGCCGGAGGACTACGTCCACCGCATCGGCAGGACGGCGAGGGTCGAAGCGGAGGGCGTGGCCTGGACGCTTGTGACGCCTGACGACGAGCCGCTGATTGCCCGCATCGAGTACCTGCTCGGCGAGAAGATCGAGCGTCTGCGTCTGCCGGGCTTTGACTACGACGTGCCGACACCGGACTGGGCGCGGCCCTCAGCCAAGGCGCTGCTGCGTGAGGTCAAGCGGCAGCAGTCCACCGCCGATCGCTGGAAGGCGATGACGCGCTAG
- a CDS encoding B12-binding domain-containing radical SAM protein translates to MDQTRLLLVSPTSPSRRAESSYRPRAPRVFRFSMLSSLSVAAAMPPEVAVRIIDEDVEPIEFDAQADLVGISCMTYNAPRAYEIADRFRALRKPVVLGGYHPTLLPQEAIEHADSVCIGDAEPVARQIIQDLAGGGLKPYYTAQPCSLAGLPRPRRDLIRRRDYVPLDAVQATRGCDRSCAFCSVAAFHRSHFRARPVAEVIDEMAGLGRNILLLDDSLTCSREYAAELFAAMIPLKKRWFSQSSVSLAFDPELLGLAARSGCKGLFIGFESLSERSLRSWNKRVNLQRDYLQAVRNLHAQGIAVFAGFVFGGDDERPDIFPRTLAFLLEANVESLQATRLTPFPGTPLFREFERRGRILDHDWSHYDFGTVVYEPQHMSRRTLNEGVAWVQRQFFSRHAILRRVAHDLRLLGPEATLRAVLPLNIGYRAKMHAEGNFARAALHDAYLADEFARSAIEPAGDSRGLGRRSP, encoded by the coding sequence ATGGATCAGACCAGGTTGTTGCTTGTCAGTCCGACCTCTCCCTCCAGGCGGGCCGAATCCAGCTACCGGCCTCGCGCGCCACGCGTCTTTCGCTTCTCCATGCTCTCCAGCCTGTCGGTGGCGGCTGCCATGCCACCCGAGGTTGCGGTTCGGATCATCGACGAGGACGTTGAGCCGATCGAGTTCGATGCTCAGGCGGATCTCGTCGGAATCTCCTGCATGACCTACAACGCTCCGCGCGCCTACGAAATCGCCGACCGCTTTCGAGCGCTGCGCAAGCCGGTGGTCCTGGGTGGGTATCACCCCACACTCCTCCCCCAAGAGGCGATCGAGCATGCGGACAGCGTATGCATCGGAGATGCAGAGCCTGTGGCCCGGCAGATCATCCAGGACTTGGCGGGTGGCGGACTCAAGCCCTACTACACGGCTCAGCCTTGCTCCCTGGCAGGGCTGCCACGCCCGCGTCGCGACCTGATCCGGCGGCGAGATTACGTTCCCCTCGACGCCGTGCAAGCGACCCGCGGCTGCGACCGCAGCTGCGCATTCTGCTCCGTTGCCGCGTTTCACCGCTCCCACTTCCGCGCCCGCCCGGTGGCTGAGGTGATCGATGAGATGGCCGGTCTCGGGCGGAATATCCTCTTGCTGGATGACAGCTTGACCTGCTCTAGGGAATACGCGGCGGAGCTCTTTGCAGCGATGATCCCCCTGAAGAAGCGTTGGTTCAGCCAGAGCAGTGTCTCCTTGGCCTTCGATCCCGAGCTGCTGGGGCTGGCTGCGCGCAGCGGCTGCAAAGGCCTCTTCATTGGGTTCGAGTCGCTGTCGGAGCGCTCCCTCCGCTCGTGGAACAAGCGCGTGAACCTGCAGCGTGACTACCTGCAGGCGGTGCGCAACCTGCATGCCCAGGGGATTGCCGTCTTTGCCGGCTTTGTCTTCGGTGGCGACGACGAGCGACCCGACATCTTCCCTCGGACCCTCGCCTTTCTGCTCGAGGCCAACGTCGAGAGCTTGCAGGCGACCCGCCTGACACCCTTTCCCGGCACCCCATTGTTCCGGGAATTCGAGCGCCGCGGGCGGATCCTCGACCACGACTGGAGCCACTACGATTTCGGAACGGTGGTGTACGAGCCACAGCACATGAGCCGCCGCACCCTCAACGAGGGTGTTGCCTGGGTTCAGCGCCAGTTCTTCTCTCGGCATGCCATCCTGCGCCGTGTCGCGCACGACCTGCGCCTGCTCGGGCCCGAGGCGACCCTCAGGGCTGTGCTCCCCCTGAACATCGGCTACCGCGCCAAGATGCATGCGGAAGGCAACTTCGCCAGGGCGGCACTTCACGACGCGTATCTCGCGGACGAGTTCGCTCGGAGCGCAATCGAGCCGGCGGGCGATTCGCGCGGATTGGGTCGCCGCTCACCATAG
- a CDS encoding EutN/CcmL family microcompartment protein: protein MYIGKVVGTVVSTIKISHLEGRKLLLVDQLDLGGGETGAYDIAVDVVQAGPGDTVLVIDEGNGARQILGLDPGAIRAVIVGIVDQVALKL from the coding sequence ATGTACATCGGCAAAGTGGTCGGCACCGTGGTCTCGACGATCAAGATCTCCCACCTCGAGGGCCGCAAGCTGCTGCTGGTCGATCAGCTCGACCTGGGGGGAGGCGAGACCGGCGCCTACGACATCGCCGTAGACGTGGTGCAGGCCGGGCCGGGGGACACGGTGCTGGTGATCGACGAGGGCAACGGTGCCCGCCAGATCCTTGGGCTCGACCCCGGCGCGATCCGGGCAGTGATTGTCGGCATCGTCGACCAGGTGGCGCTCAAGCTCTAA
- the tpiA gene encoding triose-phosphate isomerase, whose amino-acid sequence MRRPILAGNWKMNLGRPQEALEFVRAIRHPLNQIEHVDRVICPPFTALHAVADALAGTAIGLGAQNMHWQVNGAQTGEISPPMLQEICQYVIVGHSERRATGSSLETNASTNHKLRGALEHGLTPIVCVGENLDQKQRGETDSFVQSQVLEALDGLSAEQVVRCVIAYEPIWAIGTGMAATPVDANRLIALSIRGPISAAFGEATAQLIRVQYGGSVTPDNIVEFMAMPEIDGALVGGASLKPDFVDLVRRAAGTPK is encoded by the coding sequence ATGCGCAGACCCATCCTAGCCGGCAACTGGAAGATGAATCTCGGGCGTCCGCAGGAAGCGCTGGAATTCGTGCGAGCGATCCGGCACCCGCTTAACCAGATCGAGCACGTGGATCGAGTCATTTGCCCCCCCTTCACGGCACTTCATGCCGTCGCCGATGCGCTGGCGGGCACCGCAATCGGCCTGGGCGCACAGAACATGCACTGGCAGGTCAACGGCGCCCAGACAGGCGAGATCTCCCCGCCCATGCTGCAGGAGATCTGCCAGTACGTGATTGTCGGCCATTCGGAACGTCGGGCGACGGGCAGCAGCCTGGAGACGAACGCCTCCACCAACCACAAGCTGCGGGGTGCGCTCGAGCATGGACTAACCCCGATCGTGTGCGTGGGCGAGAACCTGGATCAGAAGCAGCGCGGAGAAACGGATTCCTTCGTGCAGTCACAAGTCCTGGAGGCATTGGACGGGTTGTCGGCAGAGCAGGTCGTGCGCTGCGTTATCGCCTACGAACCGATCTGGGCGATCGGGACCGGCATGGCGGCGACTCCGGTCGACGCCAATCGCCTGATCGCCCTGTCGATCCGCGGCCCGATCTCCGCCGCGTTCGGCGAGGCCACAGCTCAGCTGATCCGGGTGCAGTACGGCGGCAGTGTCACCCCCGACAACATTGTCGAATTCATGGCCATGCCGGAGATCGATGGCGCCCTGGTGGGCGGCGCCAGCTTGAAGCCGGACTTCGTCGACCTGGTGCGCCGGGCCGCCGGAACTCCTAAGTAA
- a CDS encoding aldehyde dehydrogenase EutE produces the protein MLDDARIEAIIQNVMAELGRAESGPHAPSPVVDTRRPPAPAPALRHASNLFPDADSAVRAARQAYEQLRSLPLAIREQMIGLMRRTARENAQLMAQQAWQETGMGRYEDKIQKNLLNANKVPGTEILAPRSWTGDDGLTLVEYAPYGVIGAIIPSTNPTSSVLCNAIGMVAAGNAVVFNAHPGARACSNLAVQLMNEAIQEAGGPANLVCGVAEPTIATAQEIMRHPLVNLLTVTGGEAVVHEAMHSGKRAICAGPGNPPVVVDETADIDQAGRGIVRGAAFDNNIVCIDEKETFAVASIADGLKRSICAHGGFEIDASQLERLMKVIFTELPPAGTPGLMNKEFIGKNAGVLLRQIGVEVGDEIRLILVDVEGDHPLVVSEQMMPIMPMVRVRSADEGIDLAKVVEHGFRHTAVMYSKNLDNLSRMARVMDCSIFVKNGPALAGLGEGGEGFCSFTIASPTGEGITNPISFSRLRRCTLKDAFRIV, from the coding sequence ATGCTGGACGACGCCCGCATCGAGGCCATCATTCAGAATGTGATGGCGGAGCTGGGGCGGGCCGAAAGCGGGCCGCACGCGCCCTCTCCGGTTGTGGACACGCGGCGCCCGCCTGCGCCTGCCCCTGCGCTCCGTCATGCCAGCAACCTGTTCCCGGACGCCGACAGCGCAGTCCGGGCAGCGCGCCAGGCGTATGAGCAGCTGCGCAGCCTGCCACTCGCTATCCGAGAGCAAATGATCGGCCTCATGCGCAGGACGGCCCGCGAGAACGCCCAGCTAATGGCGCAGCAGGCCTGGCAGGAAACCGGCATGGGGCGGTATGAGGACAAGATCCAGAAGAACCTGCTCAATGCTAACAAGGTTCCCGGGACGGAGATCCTGGCGCCGCGGTCGTGGACCGGCGATGATGGGCTGACTCTGGTCGAGTACGCCCCCTACGGCGTGATCGGGGCGATCATCCCCAGCACCAACCCGACGTCCAGCGTGCTGTGCAACGCCATCGGCATGGTCGCCGCCGGGAACGCCGTCGTCTTCAACGCCCATCCCGGCGCCCGCGCCTGCTCCAATCTGGCTGTGCAGCTCATGAACGAAGCCATCCAGGAAGCCGGTGGCCCGGCCAACCTGGTATGCGGGGTCGCCGAGCCGACGATCGCCACCGCCCAGGAGATCATGCGCCACCCGCTGGTCAACCTGCTGACCGTCACGGGCGGGGAGGCGGTGGTGCACGAAGCGATGCACAGCGGCAAACGCGCCATCTGTGCCGGCCCGGGCAATCCGCCGGTAGTGGTCGACGAGACGGCGGACATCGACCAGGCGGGGCGGGGCATCGTGCGCGGGGCCGCGTTCGACAACAATATCGTGTGCATCGATGAGAAAGAGACCTTCGCCGTGGCTTCCATTGCCGACGGGCTCAAGCGGTCGATCTGCGCCCACGGAGGATTCGAGATCGACGCTTCGCAGCTCGAGCGGCTGATGAAAGTCATCTTCACTGAGCTGCCCCCGGCCGGCACCCCGGGGTTGATGAACAAGGAGTTCATCGGCAAGAACGCCGGCGTCCTGCTCCGGCAGATCGGTGTGGAGGTCGGGGATGAGATCCGTCTGATCCTGGTCGACGTCGAGGGCGATCACCCGCTGGTTGTCTCCGAGCAGATGATGCCGATCATGCCCATGGTGCGCGTGCGCAGCGCCGACGAAGGCATTGACCTAGCCAAGGTCGTCGAGCACGGATTCCGCCACACGGCGGTGATGTACTCCAAGAACCTCGACAACCTCAGCCGGATGGCGCGGGTGATGGACTGCAGCATCTTCGTCAAGAATGGCCCGGCGCTGGCTGGGCTGGGGGAAGGAGGCGAAGGCTTCTGCTCCTTCACCATCGCCAGCCCAACCGGCGAGGGGATCACCAACCCGATCAGCTTCAGCCGCCTCCGCCGCTGCACGTTGAAGGACGCCTTCCGGATCGTGTGA
- a CDS encoding DUF362 domain-containing protein: MNRKNTGTASRAARPLSRRQFLHVLGPAAAAAGGSVACGRLGLWLPPATSTVPLPTEEPTMPAASTVPSATPAPTTQPASLTGVVALVATDDRAAGVRRALDILGVNPVQGRRVFFKPNFNSADPAPGSTHPEVLRAMATWMQAAGADSITLGDRSGMGDTRRVMKEIGVFDLASELGLETVVFDDLGAEGWISQPSAATHWSRGFALARPAVEAEALVMACCLKTHRYGGQFTLSLKNAVGLAAKTVPGEGYDYMQELHSSPDQRPMIAEINAAFAPALVVIDGVEAFVTGGPDSGRRVQTRVILAGSDRVALDAAGVALLRMHGTTPEVSAGPVFGQAQIARAVELGLGVNSPDGIQFVTDDPESAAYAASLEPILQAA, from the coding sequence ATGAACCGGAAGAACACCGGCACAGCTTCCCGGGCTGCCCGTCCCCTCTCCCGCCGGCAGTTCCTGCATGTCCTCGGGCCGGCAGCCGCAGCCGCCGGCGGTTCTGTGGCCTGCGGACGCCTTGGTCTCTGGCTGCCCCCGGCCACCTCGACCGTCCCCCTTCCGACCGAGGAGCCTACGATGCCTGCCGCCTCGACCGTTCCAAGTGCAACTCCCGCCCCCACAACCCAGCCGGCGTCCCTCACCGGGGTGGTTGCGCTGGTCGCCACGGACGACCGGGCGGCGGGCGTGCGCCGCGCTCTGGACATACTCGGGGTCAATCCGGTCCAGGGCAGGCGCGTGTTCTTCAAGCCCAACTTCAACTCAGCCGATCCTGCGCCGGGATCCACCCATCCTGAGGTCCTGCGCGCCATGGCGACCTGGATGCAGGCTGCCGGCGCTGACTCGATCACCCTCGGCGACCGGAGTGGGATGGGCGACACCCGGCGCGTCATGAAGGAGATCGGCGTCTTCGACCTGGCTTCCGAGCTTGGCCTCGAGACCGTCGTCTTCGATGACCTAGGCGCCGAGGGCTGGATCTCGCAGCCCTCCGCTGCCACCCACTGGTCCCGGGGGTTCGCCCTTGCTCGGCCTGCCGTCGAGGCCGAGGCGCTGGTGATGGCCTGCTGCCTGAAGACCCACCGTTACGGCGGGCAGTTCACCCTGTCGCTCAAGAATGCAGTCGGCCTTGCGGCCAAAACGGTGCCAGGCGAGGGGTATGACTACATGCAGGAGCTGCACTCGTCCCCCGATCAAAGGCCGATGATCGCCGAGATCAACGCCGCCTTCGCTCCGGCGCTCGTGGTCATCGACGGGGTTGAGGCCTTCGTCACCGGCGGGCCGGACTCCGGCCGGCGGGTCCAGACCCGGGTGATCCTGGCCGGCAGCGACCGGGTGGCGCTGGACGCGGCAGGCGTCGCCCTCCTGAGGATGCACGGCACCACCCCGGAGGTCAGCGCCGGCCCGGTGTTCGGTCAGGCCCAGATCGCCCGGGCCGTTGAGCTCGGCCTCGGCGTGAACAGCCCCGACGGTATTCAGTTCGTTACGGACGATCCGGAGAGCGCCGCTTACGCGGCTTCGCTCGAGCCAATTCTGCAGGCGGCATAG
- a CDS encoding EutN/CcmL family microcompartment protein: MLLGKVVGTLVATRKEPSLEGLKFLVLRQLDIDGKELTGYRVAADAVGAGLGEVVLYATGSSARMTTVTDKRPCDGVIMAIVDTLEVDGAVTYNKAEVG, from the coding sequence CAAAGTCGTGGGCACGCTGGTCGCCACGCGCAAGGAACCCAGCCTGGAGGGCTTGAAGTTCCTCGTGCTGCGCCAGCTGGACATCGATGGCAAGGAGCTCACCGGCTACCGCGTGGCAGCGGATGCCGTCGGCGCTGGGCTGGGCGAGGTGGTGCTGTACGCCACCGGCTCGTCGGCGCGCATGACGACCGTCACCGATAAGCGGCCCTGTGATGGGGTGATCATGGCCATCGTCGACACGCTGGAGGTCGATGGCGCCGTGACCTACAACAAGGCAGAGGTCGGCTGA
- a CDS encoding EutN/CcmL family microcompartment protein: protein MKFGRVLGTVVATRKVEGLEGVKFLVVQLLNEDLHPEGSPQIAADATGQAGPGELVFVVGSREAAQAMPEVFVPVDLAITGIVDEVEFERGPRRSQPTAVWLVASAEED from the coding sequence ATGAAGTTCGGGCGGGTGCTGGGGACCGTGGTCGCCACCCGGAAGGTTGAGGGCCTGGAGGGGGTGAAGTTCCTGGTCGTCCAGCTGTTGAACGAGGACCTTCATCCCGAAGGGAGCCCTCAGATCGCGGCCGACGCCACGGGTCAGGCCGGGCCGGGCGAGCTGGTGTTCGTCGTTGGCAGCCGCGAGGCGGCCCAGGCCATGCCCGAGGTCTTCGTCCCTGTTGACCTGGCGATCACCGGGATTGTGGATGAGGTCGAATTTGAGCGAGGTCCGCGCCGGTCGCAGCCGACCGCCGTTTGGCTGGTCGCCTCGGCGGAAGAGGATTGA